A window of the Helianthus annuus cultivar XRQ/B chromosome 4, HanXRQr2.0-SUNRISE, whole genome shotgun sequence genome harbors these coding sequences:
- the LOC110932771 gene encoding uncharacterized protein LOC110932771, which produces MQAQIDALKQQMKEMQTKKEQLCEICTGKHDTAVCPIAPEESPEQVEFVGNRNQGNFGKRYNSNWKNHPNFSWKNNNPPGFQPRQSLFQDAGAGAGASSGTKNPTIEEMLRQNQDTLAKQTQLLTQFITREDTRHQETQSRFMEHETFMKSQSTALQNLERTVGSLADQLNQRPQGGLPSSTVGNPNATANAVTTRSGRGAVEVEPVVDEDPEVDEEIEMETPAGRVHPRLRPASTAQSSGSPGEEKELEKEPTRMYKPTPPYPGRLVRGKDAEQYGRFMEMLKKLHVNIPFVEALAKMPKYAKFLKDLLTNKKKLEDLSTVTLSEECSAVLQNKLPKKVSDPGSFTIPCLIGNLAVSNALADLGASINLMPYSIFAKLDLGEPSPTRMSIQLADRSVKFPRGIVENMLVKVDKFVFPVDFVILDMDEDSEVPLILGRPFLATARALIDVHDGKLTLRVDEDEVTFDIQRSMRHTGQHDDTLYFIDTLMSHVGGLLNEICGRDASDTHDTSMDDQGSEVTELDVEQDPLLQATEPSPRFEVFEVIEEEEIPKERPSVEAPPPLELKELPSHLEYAFLGEGSQLPVIISAGLTEEEKKKLMSVLRKNRQAIAWKLMDIKGINPSFCTHRILMEEEFKPVVQPQRRLNPNMQDVVKKEVIKLLDAGLIYPISDSAWVSPVQVVPKKGGYDSGRQR; this is translated from the coding sequence ATGCAAGCCCAAATCGATGCCTTAAAGCAGCAGATGAAGGAGATGCAGACGAAGAAAGAGCAGTTGTGCGAGATATGCACAGGGAAGCATGACACAGCCGTGTGTCCTATTGCCCCTGAGGAGTCACCAGAGCAGGTGGAGTTCGTGGGAAATCGGAATCAAGGAAATTTCGGGAAGCGCTACAATTCGAACTGGAAGAACCACCCGAATTTCAGCTGGAAGAACAACAACCCACCGGGGTTTCAGCCACGTCAGAGCTTGTTTCAGGACGCAGGAGCAGGAGCAGGGGCGAGTTCGGGTACGAAAAACCCGACGATAGAGGAGATGCTGAGGCAAAACCAGGATACATTAGCTAAGCAGACGCAGTTGCTCACACAGTTCATCACGCGAGAGGATACTCGACATCAGGAGACACAGTCGAGGTTCATGGAGCACGAGACCTTCATGAAGAGTCAGAGCACTGCACTACAGAACCTGGAGAGGACAGTGGGTTCGCTGGCCGATCAGCTGAACCAGAGGCCTCAAGGTGGTCTCCCTAGTAGCACTGTTGGGAATCCGAACGCCACCGCGAACGCTGTTACCACTAGGAGCGGACGAGGGGCTGTTGAGGTCGAGCCGGTAGTCGATGAGGACCCGGAGGTCGACGAGGAGATTGAGATGGAGACACCTGCTGGCAGAGTGCACCCTAGgctgcgcccagcaagtacagcacagtCCAGCGGGTCTCCAGGAGAGGAGAAGGAGTTAGAGAAGGAGCCGACGAGGATGTACAAGCCGACACCCCCTTACCCTGGTAGGTTAGTGAGGGGTAAGGACGCAGAGCAGTATGGTCGTTTCATGGAGATGTTGAAGAAGCTGCATGTGAACATTCCGTTCGTCGAGGCTTTGGCgaagatgccaaagtatgcgaagtttttgaaggatcttcttacGAATAAGAAGAAATTAGAGGATCTGTCGACTGTTACCCTGAGCGAGGAGTGTTCTGCTGTCCTACAGAACAAGTTGCCGAAGAAAGTGTCTGATCCTGGTAGCTTTACCATCCCATGTCTGATTGGGAATCTTGCTGTCAGCAATGCGCTTGCTGACCTAGGTGCTAGCATAAATCTCATGCCCTATTCCATTTTCGCTAAGCTTGACCTAGGAGAGCCTTCCCCTACGCGCATGAGTATTCAGCTCGCCGATCGATCGGTGAAGTTTCCTAGGGGTATCGTGGAGAATATGCTAGTGAAGGTCGATAAATTCGTGTTCCCAGttgactttgtcatcctcgacaTGGACGAGGACTCTGAGGTCCCACTGATTTTAGGTCGTCCATTCCTTGCCACAGCACGAGCACTCATTGACGTGCACGACGGCAAGTTGACTCTTCGAGTGGATGAGGATGAGGTCACATTCGACATTCAGCGTTCTATGAGGCACACCGGCCAGCATGATGACACTCTATACTTTATCGATACTCTTATGTCCCATGTGGGTGGCCTTCTCAACGAGATTTGTGGGAGGGATGCGTCTGATACGCATGATACTAGTATGGATGATCAGGGGAGTGAGGTCACTGAGTTAGATGTTGAGCAGGACCCTTTGTTGCAGGCTACCGAGCCTTCCCCTAGATTCGAGGTGTTTGAGGTCATCGAGGAGGAGGAGATTCCGAAGGAGAGACCGTCTGTTGAGGCACCCCCGCCCCTGGAGTTGAAGGAGTTGCCGTCTCATCTGGAGTACGCATTCTTGGGCGAGGGATCGCAGTTACCCGTCATCATTTCTGCTGGATTGACGGAGGAGGAGAAGAAGAAACTGATGAGTGTTTTGAGAAAGAATAGGCAGGCTATTGCGTGGAAGCTGATGGACATCAAGGGTATTAACCCTTCGTTTTGCACGCACAGGATTTTGATGGAGGAGGAGTTCAAGCCGGTGGTTCAGCCTCAGAGAAGGCTAAACCCTAATATGCAGGATGTTGTGAAGAAAGAGGTGATTAAGTTGCTGGATGCAGGACTGATTTACCCGATTTCGGACTCTGCATGGGTGAGTCCCGTCCAGGTGGTCCCCAAGAAGGGGGGGTATGACAGTGGTCGTCAACGATAG